From a region of the Streptomyces caniferus genome:
- a CDS encoding helix-turn-helix domain-containing protein: MSQDSAAVPDAARKLAARRRREIVAVLLFSGGPIFESSIPLSVFGIDRQDAGVPRYRLLVCAGEDAPLRTTGGLELSAPYGLEAISRAGTVVVPAWRSITQAPPPAALDALRRAHEEGARIVGLCTGAFVLAAAGLLDGRPATTHWMYAPTLAKRYPSVHVDPRELFVDDGDVLTSAGTAAGIDLCLHIVRTDHGADAANALARRLVVPPRRTASDMGHQRYLDRSLPEEIGADPLAEVVAWALEHLHEQFDVETLAARAYMSRRTFDRRFRSLTGSAPLQWLITQRVLQAQRLLETSDYSVDEVAGRCGFRSPVALRGHFRRQLGASPAAYRAAYRARRPQGGTAEPVLRPERAERADRPERERAALGAGAERFSAAALTGHGLASAEAGEAGKPQSDVYAGRLPESPVGRGTVRPVLPGQRERPVG, from the coding sequence ATGAGCCAGGACTCCGCTGCCGTACCAGATGCCGCACGCAAGCTCGCCGCCCGACGACGCCGCGAAATAGTCGCGGTGCTCCTCTTCAGCGGCGGCCCCATTTTCGAGAGCTCCATTCCGCTCTCGGTCTTCGGCATCGACCGCCAAGACGCAGGCGTTCCGCGGTACCGGCTACTTGTGTGCGCGGGCGAAGATGCGCCTTTGCGCACGACCGGGGGGCTCGAACTGTCGGCCCCCTACGGGCTGGAGGCGATCTCCCGAGCCGGGACGGTCGTCGTACCGGCCTGGCGTTCCATCACCCAGGCCCCGCCGCCCGCCGCGCTCGACGCGCTGCGCCGCGCGCATGAAGAAGGGGCCAGAATCGTCGGGTTGTGCACGGGGGCGTTCGTCCTCGCCGCGGCCGGACTGCTCGATGGCCGTCCGGCCACGACCCATTGGATGTACGCGCCGACGCTCGCCAAGCGTTATCCGTCCGTCCATGTGGATCCCCGCGAGCTCTTCGTCGACGACGGCGATGTGCTCACGTCCGCGGGAACGGCGGCCGGCATCGACCTGTGTCTGCACATCGTGCGCACCGACCACGGCGCGGACGCCGCGAACGCGCTGGCCCGCCGGCTCGTCGTGCCGCCCCGCCGCACCGCCTCCGACATGGGGCACCAGCGCTACCTCGACAGGTCATTACCTGAAGAGATCGGCGCCGACCCGCTGGCCGAGGTCGTCGCCTGGGCGCTGGAGCACCTCCACGAGCAGTTCGACGTGGAGACGCTCGCCGCGCGCGCCTACATGAGCCGCCGCACCTTCGACCGGCGCTTCCGTTCCCTGACGGGGAGCGCTCCGCTGCAGTGGCTGATCACCCAGCGGGTGCTGCAGGCCCAGCGGCTGCTGGAGACCTCCGACTATTCGGTGGACGAGGTCGCGGGGCGCTGCGGATTCCGTTCGCCGGTCGCCCTGCGCGGCCACTTCCGCAGGCAGCTGGGCGCCTCGCCCGCCGCCTACCGGGCGGCCTACCGCGCACGGCGGCCGCAGGGCGGGACGGCCGAACCGGTGCTCAGACCGGAGCGGGCCGAGCGTGCCGACCGGCCGGAGCGCGAGCGCGCGGCCCTGGGCGCGGGTGCGGAGCGGTTCTCCGCCGCCGCACTGACCGGCCACGGGCTGGCCTCCGCGGAAGCGGGCGAAGCGGGCAAACCGCAGTCGGACGTCTATGCCGGCCGGCTGCCGGAATCCCCGGTGGGGAGGGGAACGGTCCGCCCCGTGCTGCCCGGACAGCGCGAGCGCCCCGTAGGGTGA
- the orn gene encoding oligoribonuclease — protein sequence MNDRMVWIDCEMTGLSLANDALIEVAALVTDSELNVLGDGVDVVIRPPAGALGTMPEVVRQMHTASGLLEELDGGTTLEAAEAQVLAYIKQHVPEPRKAPLCGNSVGTDRGFLLRDMPTLEEYLHYRIVDVSSVKELARRWYPRAYFNSPDKNGNHRALADIRESIAELRYYREAVFVPQPGPDSDTAKAIAAKHVLPAEPQSTP from the coding sequence ATGAACGATCGCATGGTGTGGATCGACTGCGAGATGACCGGACTCTCGCTGGCGAATGACGCGCTCATCGAGGTGGCCGCACTGGTCACCGACTCGGAGCTGAATGTGCTGGGCGACGGGGTGGATGTGGTGATCCGCCCCCCGGCCGGGGCACTCGGCACCATGCCCGAGGTGGTGCGCCAGATGCACACCGCCTCCGGGCTGCTGGAGGAGCTGGACGGCGGGACGACGCTGGAGGCGGCCGAGGCGCAGGTGCTTGCGTATATCAAGCAGCATGTGCCGGAGCCGCGGAAGGCGCCGCTGTGCGGCAACTCCGTCGGCACCGACCGTGGCTTCCTGCTGCGGGACATGCCGACGCTGGAGGAGTACCTCCACTACCGGATCGTCGATGTCTCGTCCGTGAAGGAGCTGGCCCGGCGGTGGTATCCGCGGGCCTACTTCAACAGCCCGGACAAGAACGGCAACCACCGGGCGCTGGCGGACATCCGCGAATCCATCGCGGAACTGCGCTACTACCGGGAGGCGGTCTTCGTGCCGCAGCCCGGCCCCGACTCGGACACCGCGAAGGCCATCGCCGCCAAGCACGTCCTTCCCGCTGAGCCGCAGTCCACGCCGTAG
- a CDS encoding NAD(P)-dependent oxidoreductase — protein MSTIALFGANGTIGSRILHEALRRGHRVTAVVRDPAKITTTHPDLTVTTGDVLDPASVAAAATGHDVLVSAIGGGDGPGHVATIRPAAESLVAGLRTLGDPAPRLISVGGAGSLRTPDGAQVWDAEGLPEFLLQIMHAHGDALDFYRSVPDVRWTSISPAATIEPGERTGSYRTALDDLLTDAEGTSRITTEDYAVAVVDEIEGPRHVGERFTVGY, from the coding sequence ATGTCCACGATCGCTCTCTTCGGGGCCAACGGCACCATCGGCAGCCGCATCCTCCACGAGGCCCTCCGGCGCGGTCACCGGGTCACCGCGGTCGTCCGCGACCCCGCGAAGATCACCACGACCCACCCCGACCTGACCGTGACCACCGGCGACGTCCTCGACCCGGCCTCGGTCGCCGCCGCGGCCACGGGGCACGACGTCCTGGTCAGCGCGATCGGAGGCGGCGACGGACCGGGCCATGTCGCCACGATCCGCCCGGCCGCCGAGTCCCTCGTCGCCGGCCTGCGCACCCTCGGCGACCCGGCACCCCGGCTGATCTCCGTCGGCGGCGCCGGCTCGCTGCGCACCCCGGACGGTGCGCAGGTCTGGGACGCGGAGGGCCTCCCGGAGTTCCTGCTGCAGATCATGCACGCGCACGGCGATGCGCTGGACTTCTACCGCTCCGTCCCCGACGTGCGCTGGACCAGCATCAGCCCGGCCGCCACGATCGAGCCCGGCGAACGCACCGGCAGCTACCGGACCGCCCTCGACGATCTGCTCACCGACGCCGAGGGCACCAGCCGGATCACCACCGAGGACTACGCCGTCGCCGTCGTCGACGAGATAGAGGGGCCCCGCCACGTCGGCGAGCGCTTCACCGTCGGCTACTGA
- a CDS encoding helix-turn-helix domain-containing protein, with the protein MVRMRQEGAEPVPEIPEVAFSAPAGRPTGVEVLTLAELRARADACQLSAPHRPGFHHLLLLDGGRLVHSVDFQDHVLAPGDLLWSRPGQVQHFGDLTGAEGRLVLFEAGFLDPATAAAARVEDWYGPPVRHPQGAAARGVDAAMRQLHEEFGALGGLPLEIHLEVLRHLLAVLVLRAAHPGGERDGDGSCTASPAYLRFRDAVERDFTRSRRVADYARALGYAPRTLSRATESFAGVGAKEFIDRRVVLEAKRLLAHGDRSAARIADRLGFADATNFSKFFQRQTGTTPIAFRTAVRSGAG; encoded by the coding sequence ATGGTCAGAATGCGACAGGAGGGCGCGGAGCCCGTGCCGGAGATCCCGGAGGTGGCGTTCTCCGCGCCGGCCGGGCGGCCGACGGGGGTGGAGGTGCTGACGCTCGCGGAGCTGCGGGCACGCGCGGACGCCTGCCAGCTCTCCGCCCCGCACCGCCCCGGCTTCCACCATCTGCTCCTCCTGGACGGCGGCCGGCTGGTGCACAGCGTCGACTTCCAAGATCACGTGCTGGCGCCGGGCGATCTGCTGTGGTCGCGGCCCGGGCAGGTGCAGCACTTCGGTGATCTGACGGGCGCGGAGGGGCGGCTGGTGCTCTTCGAGGCCGGCTTCCTGGACCCGGCGACCGCGGCCGCGGCCCGGGTGGAGGACTGGTACGGGCCGCCCGTACGGCATCCACAGGGCGCCGCGGCCCGGGGCGTGGACGCGGCGATGCGGCAGCTGCACGAGGAGTTCGGGGCGCTGGGCGGGCTGCCGCTGGAGATCCATCTGGAGGTGCTGCGGCATCTGCTGGCCGTCCTGGTGCTGCGGGCCGCGCATCCGGGCGGGGAGCGGGACGGGGACGGGTCCTGTACGGCGAGCCCGGCGTATCTGCGCTTCCGGGACGCGGTGGAGCGGGACTTCACCCGCAGCCGCCGGGTCGCCGACTACGCCCGTGCGCTGGGCTACGCGCCGCGCACCCTCTCCCGGGCCACCGAGTCCTTCGCCGGGGTGGGGGCCAAGGAGTTCATCGACCGGCGGGTGGTGCTGGAGGCCAAGCGGCTGCTGGCACACGGCGACCGGTCCGCGGCCCGGATCGCGGACCGGCTGGGCTTCGCCGACGCCACCAACTTCAGCAAGTTCTTCCAGCGGCAGACGGGCACCACCCCGATCGCCTTCCGCACGGCGGTCCGCAGCGGTGCGGGCTGA